One genomic segment of Allocatelliglobosispora scoriae includes these proteins:
- a CDS encoding polyketide cyclase, whose translation MIGDRWGVTDSEVLRSYPCDAFVTAPALQAWRGVEVQASSAVLWPWVCQVRLAPYSYDWIDNFGRRSPQHLVRLTEPRVGEAFTSAGGRKLGRIVSVVPGEHLTGTIMGGFMSYVLAPQAGCTTRLLLKVVAETNRWAAVGLSLGDLVMARRQLLNFKRLAECHEVPPDAGAE comes from the coding sequence ATGATCGGTGACCGATGGGGCGTAACCGACAGCGAGGTACTGCGCTCCTATCCATGCGATGCGTTCGTCACCGCACCTGCGCTGCAGGCATGGCGAGGCGTAGAGGTGCAGGCGTCTTCGGCCGTGCTGTGGCCATGGGTCTGCCAAGTCCGGCTTGCGCCGTACTCCTACGACTGGATCGACAACTTCGGTCGCCGCTCTCCGCAGCATCTGGTGAGGCTTACCGAGCCCCGCGTCGGCGAAGCCTTCACCAGCGCGGGGGGCCGGAAGCTGGGCAGGATCGTCTCGGTGGTGCCCGGCGAACACCTGACCGGCACCATCATGGGCGGCTTCATGTCCTACGTGCTGGCACCCCAAGCGGGCTGCACGACGCGTTTGCTGCTCAAGGTCGTCGCGGAGACGAACCGGTGGGCCGCTGTCGGCCTTTCCCTGGGAGACCTTGTCATGGCCAGACGGCAGTTGCTCAATTTCAAGCGACTCGCTGAGTGCCATGAGGTTCCTCCGGACGCAGGCGCAGAATAG
- a CDS encoding Ig domain-containing protein — protein sequence MSRIRWYRSATAAALVLSAVVFGSALPARATTATAAAPTGVVAGRPATVTKATLEEIQAIAARGNGKLLTLNAGAGTSAVITCVLTISPPFGGGSPGSSVQVDSALQCTDWMDFLSLFVQLRRDVSLVGSSTVALPVSYTLYGSARETSCQYGIYWGVATAFMRRSGYTPPSAYLHVNSVPLPVGCGSTPPPPPPPPTGAITVTNPGSQSSYYRDPAYLQMKATGGSGTYNWSASGLPTGMSINPSTGLITGPATTIGTYSVTVTAVGGVGLSGYTSFTWSVRHEPCPRC from the coding sequence ATGTCGAGAATTCGATGGTACCGATCCGCCACGGCGGCCGCGCTCGTCCTGAGCGCTGTCGTGTTCGGGTCCGCGCTGCCCGCTCGGGCGACAACGGCCACCGCCGCCGCGCCCACCGGGGTGGTCGCCGGCCGTCCGGCGACCGTAACCAAGGCGACGCTCGAGGAGATCCAGGCCATCGCTGCGCGGGGCAACGGGAAGCTGTTGACCCTGAACGCCGGCGCCGGCACCTCGGCCGTCATCACCTGCGTTCTCACGATCAGCCCGCCGTTCGGCGGGGGCTCACCAGGCTCGAGCGTCCAGGTCGACTCCGCCCTCCAGTGCACCGACTGGATGGATTTCCTGTCGCTCTTCGTCCAACTCCGGCGCGACGTCAGCCTGGTCGGCAGCAGCACGGTGGCCCTCCCGGTCAGCTACACGCTTTACGGCAGTGCCAGGGAGACGTCCTGTCAGTACGGCATCTACTGGGGAGTCGCCACCGCGTTCATGCGCCGCAGCGGCTACACGCCGCCATCGGCCTACCTGCACGTCAACAGCGTGCCGCTGCCGGTCGGTTGCGGCAGCACGCCGCCGCCACCACCACCGCCTCCGACCGGAGCGATCACGGTCACCAACCCGGGCAGCCAGTCAAGCTACTACCGGGACCCCGCCTACCTCCAGATGAAAGCCACCGGCGGCAGCGGAACGTATAACTGGTCGGCGTCCGGCCTGCCCACCGGAATGAGCATCAACCCGTCCACCGGTCTCATCACGGGTCCGGCCACCACGATCGGGACCTACTCGGTGACGGTCACGGCCGTCGGGGGCGTCGGCCTCTCGGGATATACGAGCTTCACCTGGAGCGTACGTCACGAGCCCTGTCCGAGGTGCTGA
- a CDS encoding suppressor of fused domain protein: MCTFSKPSLGFPTRTGPGSANDTPCRNGDPAQPYAADTPFAGVVVAPMLRVMPEARTIDVHDGVSIALLELIPLHPAELAVKIDSGVDALIGVLDRGRITELLDPHRPSYA, encoded by the coding sequence CTGTGCACCTTCTCAAAACCGTCGCTCGGTTTCCCTACGAGGACGGGACCTGGATCGGCGAATGACACTCCATGCCGGAACGGCGACCCGGCGCAGCCCTATGCCGCCGACACACCATTCGCCGGGGTCGTCGTCGCGCCGATGCTGCGGGTGATGCCTGAAGCCCGCACCATCGATGTCCATGACGGCGTCAGCATCGCGTTGCTCGAGCTGATCCCACTGCACCCAGCTGAACTGGCGGTCAAGATCGATAGCGGTGTCGATGCGCTGATCGGAGTGCTCGACCGTGGCCGCATCACCGAGCTGCTCGACCCGCACCGGCCCTCCTACGCATAG
- a CDS encoding ATP-binding protein has translation MMKRPKLFLTVGLPCTGKTTAARRIEVEEEALRLTKDEWVKALYGHENPTSASDVIEGRLIQIGLRALELGNNVVIDYGLWGRDERSALRQAAADRGAAVELLYFELTPAEQRTRRDRRQAEAPHTTWPMSDEELAGWAAAIEIPTRGELDGSEPVDDPPAGFATWDEWREYRWPPSVEG, from the coding sequence ATGATGAAGCGGCCAAAGCTGTTCCTGACGGTGGGACTCCCCTGCACAGGGAAGACCACTGCCGCTCGGCGCATCGAAGTCGAGGAAGAGGCACTTCGTCTCACGAAGGATGAATGGGTCAAGGCGCTCTACGGGCACGAAAATCCGACCTCGGCGAGCGACGTGATCGAAGGACGGCTCATCCAGATCGGGCTGCGAGCTCTTGAGCTGGGCAACAACGTCGTGATCGACTACGGCCTCTGGGGTCGGGACGAGCGCTCCGCCCTACGCCAGGCTGCGGCGGACCGAGGCGCGGCGGTGGAGCTGCTGTACTTCGAACTCACCCCGGCCGAGCAGCGGACACGGCGTGACCGGCGCCAAGCCGAAGCGCCGCACACGACGTGGCCCATGTCCGACGAGGAGCTCGCGGGGTGGGCTGCCGCCATCGAGATCCCGACGCGTGGCGAACTCGACGGCAGTGAACCCGTCGACGACCCACCGGCTGGATTCGCGACCTGGGACGAGTGGCGCGAATACCGCTGGCCGCCGTCCGTTGAGGGATGA
- a CDS encoding phosphotransferase produces MSEEALPGGNTTGAVLIDGVVHKRASPWTATVHAVLRHLEDAGFDAAPRALGFDEQGREMLTYLPGETFGDRRSWPGWASADSMLAQVGQWLRRVHDLTADFTPPRDEHWFIGGAMGPGLIVGHQDASPFNAVVDGDRLVGFCDWDIAGPSSREWDLAFSALTWVPLASPRDGMPLRDDDLRERSRRLHLLLDSYGFDGDRGDFASAVPQRARRQAEVIRTMADAGDAASTALLPIAELLERSATDVEALAGTFWTRPSR; encoded by the coding sequence ATGAGCGAAGAGGCCCTGCCCGGCGGCAACACCACGGGCGCCGTGTTGATCGACGGTGTCGTGCACAAGCGGGCCTCGCCGTGGACGGCGACGGTGCACGCGGTGCTGCGGCATCTCGAGGACGCCGGGTTCGATGCCGCTCCCCGCGCGCTCGGCTTCGACGAGCAGGGCCGCGAGATGCTCACCTACCTGCCGGGAGAGACGTTCGGCGACCGGAGATCGTGGCCCGGCTGGGCGTCGGCGGACTCGATGCTGGCCCAGGTCGGCCAGTGGTTGCGCCGGGTACACGACCTGACGGCCGACTTCACCCCGCCGCGGGACGAGCACTGGTTCATCGGCGGCGCGATGGGGCCCGGTTTGATCGTCGGGCACCAGGACGCGTCTCCCTTCAACGCGGTGGTGGACGGCGACCGGCTGGTCGGGTTCTGCGACTGGGACATCGCCGGTCCGTCGTCGCGGGAATGGGATCTGGCGTTCTCCGCACTGACCTGGGTGCCGCTCGCGTCGCCCCGAGACGGCATGCCGCTGCGCGACGACGACCTGCGGGAGCGGTCCCGCCGCCTGCATCTTCTGCTCGACTCCTACGGCTTCGACGGCGATCGAGGCGACTTCGCGAGCGCGGTGCCGCAGCGGGCCCGGCGGCAGGCCGAGGTGATCCGCACCATGGCCGACGCCGGGGACGCCGCGTCGACCGCGCTGCTGCCCATCGCGGAGCTCCTCGAACGGTCCGCGACCGACGTCGAGGCGCTAGCGGGCACCTTCTGGACGCGCCCGTCACGGTGA